The following are encoded in a window of Schistocerca nitens isolate TAMUIC-IGC-003100 chromosome 9, iqSchNite1.1, whole genome shotgun sequence genomic DNA:
- the LOC126204094 gene encoding roundabout homolog 3-like codes for MRAVAAAGHPAHASRVQPAVTGVSVERTGPAARRGGRGQRLRAPPRLQDPHVGQTRSPRITEHPSDALVARNEPLTLNCKADGRPPPAVTWFKDGEPVRTSPADAKSHRVLLPAGSLFFLRVKKETDAGVYWCVARNVAGVATSRNATLSVAGEYRRSPRLAHLCPVYVDFCCCTP; via the exons ATGCGGGCCGTGGCTGCTGCGGGGCACCCAGCGCACGCCTCGCGCGTCCAGCCGGCCGTGACTGGCGTCAGCGTCGAGCGCACAGGGCCCGCGGCCCGCCGCGGCGGCAGGGGCCAACGACTGCGCGCGCCTCCGCGGCTACAGGATCCCCACGTGG GGCAGACGCGGTCGCCGCGCATCACGGAGCACCCGAGCGACGCGCTGGTGGCCCGCAACGAGCCGCTGACGCTCAACTGCAAGGCGGACGGGCGGCCGCCGCCGGCGGTCACGTGGTTCAAGGACGGCGAGCCGGTGCGCACGTCGCCCGCCGACGCCAAGTCGCACCGCGTGCTGCTGCCCGCCGGCTCGCTCTTCTTCCTGCGCGTCAAGAAGGAGACCGACGCCGGCGTCTACTGGTGCGTCGCGCGCAACGTCGCCGGCGTCGCCACCTCCCGCAACGCCACCCTCTCCGTAGCCGGTGAGTACCGCCGCTCTCCCAGGCTTGCGCACCTCTGCCCTGTCTACGTCGACTTCTGCTGTTGTACTCCGTAA